The window TCGTCCACGAGAAGATGTCGAGGTTCGCCCAGGTGACGTCCTCCCCGCGCTCGGTGAAGACGGTCGCGATGAAGTTGATCGCGCCCATCGTCGCCGCGACGCCGGTCAGGTGCAGGCCCAGAAGCATCAGGTCGATGCCCCGCGATGACTGCTCGACCGACAGCGGCGTGTACATCGTCCAGGCGGTCTGTGCCGGCTCGACGGCCGGCAGGAAGAAGCCGCTCCAGATCAGCACCGCGCCCGGCGGCAGGAGCCAGAAGGCGATGGCGTTGATCCGCGGGAACGCCATGTCGTCGGCCCCGATCAACAGCGGGAGGACGTAGTTGCCGAACGCCGCCAGGATCGGCGTGCCGAACAGGAACAGCATCGTGATCCCGTGGCTCGTCAGGAGGGCGTTGTACGTCGTCGTCGCCAGCAGGTCGCTGGGCGGCGTGATCAGTTCGAGCCGCATCAGGACCACGGCGATACCGCCCCACGCGAACGCGATGACGGCGAAGACGCCGTACATGAGCCCGATGTCCTTGTGGTCGACGGTCGTGAGCCACCGGCTCAGCCCCGACAGCTTCTCGCCGTGTCCCACCGTCGTCTGGCGGCCCCCGCCGCCGACGACCGGCGCGTAGTCCCGCCAGTCCTCGACCCGTACCAGCAGCGCGACGACGGCCACGGCGAGAACCGCCATGATGGCCGTCGTCGCCAGCGTGCCTGCTACAGCCATGGTGCGGTGAGCTTCCGCACCGACCTAACTGAACGTTGTCCGGAACACGTTCGGCCGGTACTCGACGAACGACGGACGGGAACTGGACGGTGGGCCTCAGAACGGCGTCCCGCCGACGTCGGGCGCGTCGTCGACGCCCTCGTCGGTCCCGCCGGGCGCGCCGGCGGCGGCGTCCTCGACGGCGACCTCGCCCGTCTCGAGGAACTGCTCCTCGAGCTGCTCCAGCCGGCCGTTGATGGCCACGTCGCGCTGGTGCATCGGCGCCACGCGGACGCTGACGAGGTCGAACTCGTGGAGCGACGGGTCGTCGTTCCACGCGCGGAAGGCGGCCACCGTCAGGGTGTCGCTCTGCGGGCAGAACTCCGTCGTCGGGGTGAACTCCGCGCGCAGGACGGTGGGGTCGTCCGCTTCGCGCGCATATCGGAAGCCGGCGTCCTCGTGGCGCCGGTCGAGGTTCAGCCGCGCCAGGTTGTAGCCGAAGGTCATGTCGTAGACGCCGTTGTCCTCGAACCGGGCGCGCGCGAGGCGGTGGAGCGCGGCGTGTTCGCGCCCCTCGAGGACGTCGTGGCCGGCGAGGAACGGTCCCGGTTCTGGCTCGTGGTCGGGACGGAACTCGTCGTAGTCGTCGAAGACCGTCTCGTCGCCGTCGTCGGAGCCGAACGGACGGGGGACGTTCATGTCTCGACGTACGCGTCCGGCGTCGCTATGGATGGCCCCGAACGCGTTCGGGACAAGGTGGAGCCGACGCCGGTCCGACGCTCCGGTATGGTCGCGACCGACTTCGAGAGCGAGCGAGGCTTCGACGAGGGGCGCTTCCGCGCGGACGTGATCCACGAGTCCGACACGCAGAAGGTCGTCATGGGCTACTTCCGGCCGGGCCAGTTCATCCCCGTCCACGCGCCCGACAGCGACGTGGCCATCACGGTCCACGAGGGCGAGGGCGTGGTTCGGGAAGGCGGCACCGACCGCGAAGTGGAGCCGGGATCGGTGGTGGTGGTCCCCGCCGGCGAGGAGCGCGGCGTCCGCGCGGAGACCGAACTGCAGGCGACGCTGGTCACCTCGCCCCCGCCCGGCGAGGCCGCCCACGAGCCAGTTCGCCGCGGGCTGCAACGGGGCGAGTTCGAGCCGGAGTGAGGAGGGCGGCGCCGACGCTGGCGACGATCGAGACGGCCGAACACGTTCGGGCAAACCCCCTCCCGCTGCGGGGCGGTAGCTCCGCCCGTATGGCAGCCACGAGACTCGACCTGCGCGACGTGCCGCCGTCGGAGCGCCACCCGATGATCCACACGGCCTTCGAGACGCTGGACAGCGGCGAGGCGCTGGAGATCGTCAACGACCACGAGCCCCGGCCGCTGTTCTACGAGTTCCAGGCGGAGGTCGACGCCTTCGACGCGGAGAGCTACGTCTGCGAGCGCCGGGAGGAGGGCAAGTACGTCGCGACGCTGCCCAAACAATGACCGTCGAGCGCGCGGACCTCTCGGCGGTGGCCGAGGACGGCCGAGCGAGCCTGTTCGAGGGCGAGCCACGGACCGTCTACCTCTCGCTGTCGGCCGACGAGCGCATCCCCGAACACACCCACCCCGACCGGGAGATCCTCTTCCACGTGCTGGAGGGCGAGATCGACCTCGACCTGGACGGGGAGACCCATTCGCTCGAGGCGGGCGAGATCGCTCGCTTCTCCGGCGAGCGGGAGATATCGCCGTCCGCCGCGACCGACGCGCGGGCGCTGGTCGTGCTCGCGAACGGCGAGGAAGCCTAGTCGCCGAACAGCTCGCGGGCCGTCTCAGCGACCTCCGCTCGCTCCTCGTCCGCCGCCGCGAGCGTCTCCGCGGGGACCGCGAGCAGCTGCTCGACGATGCGGTCGGCCAGCCGCTCGACCTCCTCGCGCCGCTCCGGCGTCAGTTCGTCCTGCGCGGCCAGTTTCGACAGCGCCCGAGCCACCTCCTCGTCGCGGATCGACTCGGCGCGGGCCCTGATGGCGGCCATCTCGTCGGCGGCGCTCTCCGCTCGGTCCCCGTCCGGGTCGCTCCCTTCGGTCGCGCCCTCGCTGCTCGCGTGTCGTTCACTTCGCTCACTCCCGCTCGCCGATTCCGAGGCCTCGCTTTGCTCGGCCTCGCCGACCGCGTCGGTCTCGGTCACGTCCCCAGCAGTCACGGCTCCGACCAGATTACTGTGACGGTCGCGTCCGTTCGCTCGACCGTCTCGTAGGCGTACCCGCGGTCGTCGAGCTTCGGGTAGAGGTGCTGGGGCGCGCGGTCGTTGAACTGGACGAGCGCGACGTCGTCGCCGAGGTCGGGGAGCGTCTCCAGGGTCCGTCGGAGCGGCTCCGGCGGCCCGGCGTTCCTGACGTCGATCGTCTCGACGGGCGCGTCGTCCGGCGCTGCGGTCTCCCCGAGGACCTCGCGTGCGGTCTCCTGCATGGGCGAGCGTACGGTCCCGACGCGACCGACGGTTTCCCCGAACACGTTCGGCCACAGAGACAGCGGCGTCGGGTTCCATCCGTCTCGTATGGGCGCGATACCGGCGGACGTCGACGCCGAGCAGGGACCGCCGACGGCGGTCCCGCTGGCGCACTTCCTGGCCGCGCTGGGGTTCCTGCTGGCGGGCACGGCCGTCCTCGTGGCAGGCCCGGCCGGCCGGAGCGGACACCTGGCCGCCGTCCACCTCCTGCTGGCCGGCTGGGTCTGCGTGACCATCATGGGCGCGATGACCCAGTTCGTCCCCGTGTGGTCCGGCGTCGGACTGCACTCCCGGCGGCTGGCCGTCTGGCAGCTGTGGCTCGCGGCGCCCGGGTTCGCAGGCCTGGCCGCGTCGTTCCTGACCGGACGGCTCGCGCTGGCGCCCGTCGCCGGCGGCGTCGCCGCCGTCGGTGTCTGGCTGTTCGCCTACAACGTCGGGCGGACGCTCGCGGCGGTCGACGAGCCCGGCGTGACAGAGCGGCACTTCGCGGTGGCGCTGGCCTGCTTCGTCGCAGTGGCGCTGCTCGGGCCGGTCCTGGCGGCGGACCTGACCTGCGGCGTGCTGCCCGTCGCCGGCGTCGGCCACGTGGGCGTCCTCCGGGCGCACGCGACGCTGGCCGTCTTCGGGGCCGTACTGGCGACCGTCGCGGGCGCGCTCTACCAGCTCGCGACGATGTTCACCCAGACGGAGCTGGGGCCGATCGAACGGCGCTTCCGGGACGTCGAGACGGTGGCGTACCCGGTCGGCGTCGGTCTACTCGCGCTCGGCCGGCTCCTCTCTACGGCCGCGCTCTCCCGGGCCGGCGGCGTCCTCGTGGCCGCCTCCATCGCCGGCCTGGGTCTGGTCGTGGCCAACCGGCTCCGGACGACGCGGGTCGAGCCGAACCCGATGCTGGTCCGCTACGGCGTCGTCGCCGCGTTCGCGGTCGCCTGGGCCGCCACCGCCCTCGTCGGCTGGTGGGGCGAGCCCCTCGGAGCGCTGTACGGCCACCCGACCGCCGGGGCGCCGCTGCTCGCCGGCCTCGTCGGGTTCGTCGTCGCCGGCACGCTCTACCACGTCGTCCCGTTCCTGGTGTGGGTCCGCGAGTACAGCGACCTGCTGGGGCTGGAGGACGTCCCGCTGATCGACGACCTCTACGACGGCCGGCTCGCCCGCGTCGAACTCGCGCTGGTGCTGGGCGGTGGCGCGCTACTCGCGGTCGACCGGTCGACCGCCGTCGCCGCGTCGCTGCCGTGGGCCGGTCGCGCCGGCGGCGCGCTCCTCGCCGCGGGAGCACTGCTGTTCGCGACGAACCTGGCGCTGGTCGTGGTCCGACACGGGGAGTTCTCGACGACCGACCTGCTGGGCGTCGGCGGCTGACGGAAAAGCCGTCGAGACCGCCGCTACCGGCGCACGTATAGCGAGTAGAGGACGACAGTGAGGCCGGTCGCGGTCAGCGCGCTCTCGAAGAGGATCGGGACGGTCAGCGGGACGTCCATGTAGCGGCTGACGACCAGGTGGAACGTGCCGCCCAGCACCGCCCCGGCGGTGACGATCGCGAACCCGAGCGCCAGCGCCCCGAGCTGTCGGGCCGCGGTCCGCCGGTAGGCCCGGTAGGAGTGGTACGTGATCAGGCCCCCGAGGACGAGCGTGAGCGTCTTGGTCGCGGCGACCGCTATCTCGGCGCCGGAGACGTGGGAGATCACGGTTCGGACCCCGATCCCGGTCGCCGGCCGCCGGGTCGCCGCTCCGACGGTCGCGCCCGCGCTCGACTGCGCGTCGCGCCGCGTCCGCGTGACCGCGTCATCGCGCGCCTCGCTGCCGCCGGTCGTCGCCGCCGTTCCGCATGGCGGCACGTCCCAGCGGCGATAGCAGCGCGGCGACCATCGCCAGCGCGACGCCGACGGCGCTCCAGTCGGCGGTGCTCATCCCGTCGCTCGCGCCGCCGCCGGAACCGCCGCTACCGCTCGCGGCCATCGACTGCTCGGTGCTGCTGCCGCCACCGCCGCCCGCGTCGCCGACGACGACCACGCCCTTCATCCCCATCGACCTGTGGGGCGTGCAGGCGTACTTCACGACGCCGGCCTCCTCGAACGTCTGCGAGAAGGTGAATCCGGTCTCGCCGGTGAGTTCGCTCTCGAAGGAGCCGTCCTCGGCGACGACGTTGTGGTTGCCGGCGACCCACTCCCAGGTCACCGTCGTCCCGGGGTCGACGCGGACCGCGGCGGGACCGAACCCGAAGTTGCCGCCGTTGGCCTCGGTGCCCACCTCGACGGTCACCTCGTCGCTCCCCGTCTCGTCGACCACGCCGTCGTAGTTCCCGACGTCGTCGAGCCAGCCGTCGAAGCTCGCCTGGGCGCTCGCCGGCGACGATGCCGCCAGCGCGGCACCCCCGGCGACGGCGCCGGCGCTCGTGCGGAGGACGGTGCGTCTGGTGCAGGTGTCTCGGCTCATACGCGACGGTTCGCCGACCATACATAAAACCCGGCACGCGGATTCTCAGCGACTGGAAACGCGCGAAACCGTCGGAGCGAACGACTCACTCCGTCTTCCCGCCGGACCGCGTCGCCGCGGCGGCGGATCCCGTGGCTCGCAGTCGTTCGCTCCCGCTCGCTCATTCCGAGGTCGCTCCCTGCGGTCGCGTCTCGCTGCTCACGGCTCGCTCCGCTCACCGTTCGCAATCCGTTGCCCTCGCGTTGCTCGGGCAACGCTGCTCGCGTGTCGCTCACTCCGTTCGCTCCCGCTCGCTCATTCCGAGGTCGCTCCCTGCGGTCGCGACCTCGTGGGCAGCGGCCCGTCGTACCCCTCTGGCACGTACGAACACAGCGGGTCGCTGGCCAGCGGGTCGCCGGTCGTGGCGTAGGCCCGCGAGCGGCTGCCGCCGCAGACCTCGCGGAACTCGCAGGCGCCGCACTTCCCGCGCAACTGGTCGCGGTCACGCAGCGACGTGAACAGGTCCGAGTCGCGGTAGACCTCGATCAGGTCGTCCTCGCGGACGTCGCCGGCGGGCTTCGGCAGGAACCCGGAGGGGTAGACCTCGCCGGTGTGGCTGACGAAGGCGAAGCCGTCGCCGGCGACGATGCCGGCGCGGCGCTTCGTGCCGCCGGCGTCGCCGTCGCCCGCCTCGCCGCGACGGCGCTGGAGGCCGACGCGGCGGAAGTGCGGCGCCTCGGTCGTCTTGATCCCGAACGGCCGCTCCTCGCGGACCTCGTGGAGCCAGTCCATGACGTCCTCGGCCCGGTCGGGCGAGATGGGGTCGAGGACGGCGCCGCGGCCGACGGGGACGAGGAAGAAGACGCTCCACAGCACCGCCCCGAGGTCGGCGACGCGGTCGGCGATGGCGGGGAGGTCGTCGACCGTCTGGGCGCAGACGGTGGTGTTGATCTGCAGCGGCAGGCCGGCTTCTTTCGCCTGCTCGGCGGCCCGGACCGTCGCCTCGAAGCTCCCGTCCTCGCCGCGGAAGGCGTCGTGGCGCTCGGCGGTCGACCCGTCGAGGCTCAGGGCCATCCGCCGCAGGCCGGCGTCGGCGAGGTCGTCGATGGCGTCGCCGGTCAGCCCGTCCGTGCCGCTGGGGGTCAGCGTCATCGACAGACCGGCGTCGGTGCCGTGGTCGACCAGTTCGACGAGGTCGGGCCGCTTCATCGGGTCGCCGCCGGAGAGGACGACCAGCTGGCCGTCGCCGAAGTCGGCGGCCCGGTCGAGCAGTGCCTTCCCCTCCGCGGTGGAGAGCTCGTCGGGGTGGCGGGCCGGCTGGGCGTCGGCCCGGCAGTGCTCGCAGGCCAGCTCGCAGGCCTGGGTGACCTCCCAGATGAGGACGAAGGGGCGCTCGCTCGTGTCTGCGGGCGGTCGCATGGCCGGTCCTACGGCGGCCCCCGTGAAACCCCTCCAGCGGATTCCCAGCCGCTGGGAACGCGCGGCGGGGGTTTGAGTGCGCGAGGGGAACGCCGAAGTATGACAGAGGACGCGACCGGGCTTGACCACGAGATCGACGCACAGCGGTCCTCGACCGCCCCGGAGTGGGAGGTGTTCGTCAGCGAGGGCGACGGCGATCCGCTGACCCACGCCGGCAGCGTGACCGCGCCGTCGGAGTCGATCGCCGTCGAGCAGGCCGAGAAGCTCTTCGAGCACGCCGCCGAGACGCTGTGGCTCTGTCCCGCGACGGAGGTGACCCGGCGCACGACCGACGCGCGTGCGCTGGCCGAGCGATGATCTCCGTCAGCAAGCTCCTCTGTGACCTCGACGCGGAGGGCGACGGGCTCCGGTACGACGCCGCCGAGGAGTCGGGCAAGCCCCAGATCACCGAGGACAAACAGCGCCGGCCGGTCGTCGTCTGGAACGTCACCAAGCAGTGCAACCTCTACTGCGAGCACTGCTACGCCTCCGCCGACACGGAGACGGCGCCGGGCGAGCTGTCGACCGAGGAGGGCAAGACCCTGCTCGACGAGCTGGCCGACTACGGCGCGCCCGTCGTGCTGTTCTCCGGCGGCGAGCCGCTGGTCCGGGACGACCTCGAGGAGCTGATCGCCTACGCCGCCGACCGGGGCCTGCGGCCCGTCCTCTCGACCAACGGGACGCTGATCACCGAGGAGCGGGCCGCGGCCCTCCGGGACGCCGGGCTCCAGTACGCCGGCGTCTCCGTCGACGGCCTGCCGGAGCGCAACGACGCCTTCCGCGGGAAGGAGGGCGCGTTCGACGCCGCCGTCCGCGGCATCGAGAACTGCCTCGACGCCGGCCTCAAGACGGGGCTGCGCTACACCATCACCGACCACAACGCGCCGGACCTGGAGGGCGTCGTCGACCTGCTGACCGACGTCGGCCTCGATCGCTTCTGCTTCTATCACCTCGACTACGGCGGCCGCGGGACCGAGATCCTCGACGCCGACCTCACGCCCGAGGAGCGCCGCGAAGCCGTCGAGCGGGTCTGTGACATGACCCGGGAGTACCACGACCGCGGCGAGGAGATCGAGACGCTGCTGGTGGGCAACTACGCCGACGCGGGGTTCCTCGTCGAGTACGCCCGCGAACACCTCGGGACGGAGCAGGCCGAGCGCATCTACCAGTACCTCCGGGTCAACGGCGGCGACCCCGCCGGCGAGCGCGTGGCCAACGTCGACTACCAGGGCAACGTCCACCCCACGCAGTTCTGGCAAGGCTACTCGCTCGGCAACGTCCGCGACCGCCCGTTCGGAGAGATCTGGGAGGACGAGTCGAACCCCCTCCTGCGGGGCCTCCGGGACCGCGACGACCGGCTGACGGGGAAGTGCGCCGACTGCGAGTACAAGGAGATCTGCCGC of the Halomicrobium salinisoli genome contains:
- a CDS encoding cupin domain-containing protein — protein: MVATDFESERGFDEGRFRADVIHESDTQKVVMGYFRPGQFIPVHAPDSDVAITVHEGEGVVREGGTDREVEPGSVVVVPAGEERGVRAETELQATLVTSPPPGEAAHEPVRRGLQRGEFEPE
- a CDS encoding DUF2249 domain-containing protein, with protein sequence MAATRLDLRDVPPSERHPMIHTAFETLDSGEALEIVNDHEPRPLFYEFQAEVDAFDAESYVCERREEGKYVATLPKQ
- a CDS encoding cupin domain-containing protein; this translates as MTVERADLSAVAEDGRASLFEGEPRTVYLSLSADERIPEHTHPDREILFHVLEGEIDLDLDGETHSLEAGEIARFSGEREISPSAATDARALVVLANGEEA
- a CDS encoding DUF2249 domain-containing protein, whose translation is MQETAREVLGETAAPDDAPVETIDVRNAGPPEPLRRTLETLPDLGDDVALVQFNDRAPQHLYPKLDDRGYAYETVERTDATVTVIWSEP
- a CDS encoding DUF7521 family protein, encoding MPPCGTAATTGGSEARDDAVTRTRRDAQSSAGATVGAATRRPATGIGVRTVISHVSGAEIAVAATKTLTLVLGGLITYHSYRAYRRTAARQLGALALGFAIVTAGAVLGGTFHLVVSRYMDVPLTVPILFESALTATGLTVVLYSLYVRR
- a CDS encoding halocyanin domain-containing protein, whose translation is MSRDTCTRRTVLRTSAGAVAGGAALAASSPASAQASFDGWLDDVGNYDGVVDETGSDEVTVEVGTEANGGNFGFGPAAVRVDPGTTVTWEWVAGNHNVVAEDGSFESELTGETGFTFSQTFEEAGVVKYACTPHRSMGMKGVVVVGDAGGGGGSSTEQSMAASGSGGSGGGASDGMSTADWSAVGVALAMVAALLSPLGRAAMRNGGDDRRQRGAR
- a CDS encoding TIGR04053 family radical SAM/SPASM domain-containing protein, with product MRPPADTSERPFVLIWEVTQACELACEHCRADAQPARHPDELSTAEGKALLDRAADFGDGQLVVLSGGDPMKRPDLVELVDHGTDAGLSMTLTPSGTDGLTGDAIDDLADAGLRRMALSLDGSTAERHDAFRGEDGSFEATVRAAEQAKEAGLPLQINTTVCAQTVDDLPAIADRVADLGAVLWSVFFLVPVGRGAVLDPISPDRAEDVMDWLHEVREERPFGIKTTEAPHFRRVGLQRRRGEAGDGDAGGTKRRAGIVAGDGFAFVSHTGEVYPSGFLPKPAGDVREDDLIEVYRDSDLFTSLRDRDQLRGKCGACEFREVCGGSRSRAYATTGDPLASDPLCSYVPEGYDGPLPTRSRPQGATSE
- a CDS encoding Htur_1727 family rSAM-partnered candidate RiPP, producing the protein MTEDATGLDHEIDAQRSSTAPEWEVFVSEGDGDPLTHAGSVTAPSESIAVEQAEKLFEHAAETLWLCPATEVTRRTTDARALAER
- a CDS encoding TIGR04347 family pseudo-SAM/SPASM protein, with protein sequence MISVSKLLCDLDAEGDGLRYDAAEESGKPQITEDKQRRPVVVWNVTKQCNLYCEHCYASADTETAPGELSTEEGKTLLDELADYGAPVVLFSGGEPLVRDDLEELIAYAADRGLRPVLSTNGTLITEERAAALRDAGLQYAGVSVDGLPERNDAFRGKEGAFDAAVRGIENCLDAGLKTGLRYTITDHNAPDLEGVVDLLTDVGLDRFCFYHLDYGGRGTEILDADLTPEERREAVERVCDMTREYHDRGEEIETLLVGNYADAGFLVEYAREHLGTEQAERIYQYLRVNGGDPAGERVANVDYQGNVHPTQFWQGYSLGNVRDRPFGEIWEDESNPLLRGLRDRDDRLTGKCADCEYKEICRGGSRLRALTVHEDLFAPDPQCYLTDEEVGVADARAATR